One window of the Haloarcula halobia genome contains the following:
- a CDS encoding AI-2E family transporter, producing MVSSDLDIDWPRAFWIGFGVILAAVLLFVLYSFIGTFVFGVFLYYATRPIYRRVHRRVRQRTLAAALSLSLFALPLIVLLYYTLAIAVQEFSRFAESANFGPFEEIISPYVNVSEVVQNPQALVADAGGTGVFVDSATQLLGFIGIIGTGLVHGFVMLAFAFYMLRDGGRLAEWGKNYLDHRGNLDRYFAEVDRSFDRVFYGNILNAIVTGAIGAIAFSLVDAVAPAGLSVPYPALTGLLAGAASLIPIIGMKIVYVPMAGYLALGAGMQGDGWWFVGLFVAVALVVVDTIPDLIIRPYVSGGGSLSIGPFGTKTGQFEDQPGLHTGTLMFAYILGPFLFGWYGIFLAPMILVLVVHFARFVLPELLEGRPIEPKVIDPTNFAGSDTNTTAPDAGTEDADQSGGTAGRQGGPAPSTDPASE from the coding sequence ATGGTTTCGTCCGACCTCGACATCGACTGGCCCCGTGCCTTCTGGATCGGGTTCGGGGTGATCCTCGCGGCCGTCCTCCTGTTTGTCCTCTATTCGTTCATCGGCACGTTCGTCTTCGGGGTGTTCCTCTACTACGCGACCCGCCCCATCTACCGGCGCGTCCACAGACGGGTCCGCCAGCGGACCCTCGCGGCCGCCCTCTCGCTGTCGCTGTTCGCGCTCCCGCTCATCGTCCTGCTGTACTACACGCTCGCCATCGCGGTCCAGGAGTTCAGCCGCTTCGCGGAGTCGGCGAACTTCGGGCCGTTCGAGGAGATCATCTCCCCGTACGTCAACGTCTCCGAGGTCGTCCAGAACCCGCAGGCGCTCGTCGCGGACGCCGGGGGGACGGGCGTGTTCGTCGACTCGGCGACCCAGTTGCTCGGCTTCATCGGCATCATCGGGACGGGACTCGTCCACGGGTTCGTGATGCTGGCCTTCGCGTTCTACATGCTCCGGGACGGCGGTCGGCTCGCGGAGTGGGGCAAGAACTACCTGGACCACCGTGGCAACCTCGACCGGTACTTCGCCGAGGTGGACCGCAGTTTCGACCGGGTGTTCTACGGGAACATCCTCAACGCCATCGTGACCGGGGCCATCGGCGCCATCGCGTTCAGCCTCGTCGACGCAGTGGCGCCGGCCGGCCTCTCGGTTCCATATCCCGCGCTGACGGGCCTGCTGGCCGGTGCTGCCAGTCTCATCCCCATCATCGGGATGAAGATCGTCTACGTCCCGATGGCCGGCTACCTCGCGCTCGGGGCGGGCATGCAGGGCGACGGGTGGTGGTTCGTCGGCCTGTTCGTCGCCGTCGCACTCGTCGTGGTCGATACGATACCGGACCTCATCATCCGGCCCTACGTCTCGGGCGGCGGGTCGCTGTCCATCGGGCCTTTCGGAACGAAGACGGGCCAGTTCGAGGACCAGCCGGGCCTGCATACGGGGACGCTGATGTTCGCGTACATCCTGGGGCCGTTCCTGTTTGGCTGGTACGGCATCTTCCTGGCGCCGATGATTCTCGTCCTCGTCGTCCACTTCGCCCGGTTCGTGCTCCCGGAACTGCTCGAGGGCCGGCCCATCGAACCCAAGGTGATCGACCCGACGAACTTCGCGGGTTCGGATACGAACACGACGGCCCCGGACGCGGGGACAGAAGACGCCGACCAGTCGGGAGGGACGGCCGGCAGGCAGGGTGGGCCGGCGCCATCCACCGACCCGGCCAGCGAGTGA
- a CDS encoding PadR family transcriptional regulator: MHDLTGFQRDLLYVISGREEPHGLAIKEELEAYYEKEIHHGRLYPNLDTLVDKGLVEKGQRDRRTNFYTLTRRGRREIDARRDWEDQYVDL, encoded by the coding sequence ATGCACGACCTCACGGGATTCCAGCGAGACCTCCTCTACGTCATCTCCGGGCGAGAAGAGCCACACGGCCTCGCGATAAAGGAAGAACTGGAAGCGTACTACGAGAAGGAGATACACCACGGTCGACTGTACCCGAACCTCGATACCCTCGTCGACAAGGGCCTCGTAGAGAAGGGACAGCGCGACCGGCGGACGAACTTCTATACGTTGACCCGTCGCGGCCGCCGCGAGATCGACGCCCGGCGGGACTGGGAAGACCAGTACGTCGACCTCTGA
- a CDS encoding amphi-Trp domain-containing protein, translated as MPEEVLFETERVMDRSAVADYLRSLADNLDSGSDVTLRAGDQSVTLDPPGRVEFEVKAEREGPVDGDGELSIEVELEWPENPSDDGELSIE; from the coding sequence ATGCCCGAAGAAGTGCTGTTCGAGACCGAACGTGTCATGGACCGAAGCGCCGTCGCCGACTACCTCCGCTCGCTCGCGGACAACTTAGACTCGGGGTCGGACGTCACACTCCGCGCTGGCGACCAGTCGGTGACGCTCGACCCGCCGGGTCGCGTCGAGTTCGAGGTCAAAGCGGAACGCGAGGGGCCCGTCGACGGCGACGGCGAACTGAGCATCGAGGTCGAACTCGAGTGGCCCGAGAACCCGAGCGACGACGGTGAACTGAGTATCGAGTGA